The proteins below are encoded in one region of Roseovarius bejariae:
- a CDS encoding carboxymuconolactone decarboxylase family protein, producing MSWNDKLKGTRNQLRSLNKCIPDTAQAFGALGKSVKEGGTLDFKSKEFVALGIAVATKCEACIAIHIETLVRCGASREEVGDVLAMCIQMGGGPSMMYAAKALECFDELSEKA from the coding sequence ATGAGCTGGAACGACAAACTCAAAGGCACACGTAACCAATTGCGCAGCCTCAATAAATGCATCCCCGACACCGCCCAGGCCTTCGGCGCACTCGGCAAGTCGGTGAAAGAGGGCGGCACACTCGATTTCAAATCGAAAGAGTTCGTCGCCCTCGGCATCGCCGTGGCCACCAAATGCGAGGCCTGCATCGCCATCCATATCGAAACCCTGGTCCGCTGCGGGGCCAGCCGCGAAGAGGTCGGCGATGTACTGGCCATGTGCATCCAGATGGGCGGCGGCCCTTCGATGATGTATGCCGCCAAGGCGCTGGAGTGCTTTGACGAACTGAGCGAAAAGGCCTGA
- a CDS encoding DUF937 domain-containing protein: protein MSIMKLLEQAQGGQGLSQLASQFGLDEAKAQELTQMLAPAIGQAAKKRAEEGQMENVLGAMKGEDQAAFFDDAATAAAPEAQAQGQNFLENLLGDSAATEGLAATLAEKVGLDQDTVKQFMPSVAAMAQGGLQKQMPDDQIDGMMQAAQPQQSGGGIMGMIGGLLGGNKGGEAQNDTLGMLNQMLDADGDGNAMNDILGKFMR, encoded by the coding sequence ATGTCGATCATGAAATTGCTTGAACAGGCCCAGGGCGGCCAGGGCCTGTCACAACTGGCCAGCCAATTCGGCCTTGATGAGGCCAAGGCGCAGGAACTGACGCAAATGCTGGCCCCGGCCATCGGTCAGGCAGCCAAGAAACGCGCCGAAGAGGGCCAGATGGAGAACGTCCTCGGCGCGATGAAGGGCGAAGATCAGGCCGCGTTCTTCGATGATGCCGCGACCGCCGCGGCGCCCGAGGCACAGGCGCAGGGCCAGAATTTCCTTGAAAACCTGCTGGGCGACAGTGCAGCCACCGAGGGCCTTGCCGCAACGCTGGCCGAAAAGGTGGGCCTCGACCAGGATACCGTCAAACAATTCATGCCCTCCGTCGCGGCCATGGCCCAGGGCGGTCTGCAAAAGCAAATGCCGGACGACCAGATTGACGGCATGATGCAAGCGGCCCAACCGCAGCAATCCGGCGGCGGGATCATGGGCATGATCGGCGGGTTGCTGGGCGGCAACAAGGGCGGCGAGGCGCAAAACGACACCCTCGGGATGCTCAACCAAATGCTCGACGCCGATGGTGACGGCAACGCCATGAACGACATCCTCGGCAAGTTCATGCGCTGA
- a CDS encoding glycoside hydrolase family 25 protein, translated as MRAVLALAFIAITTFGLPAPAQNAFGDSDPVDFPRPAPQDFPIHGIDAARFQDHIDWRRAKRAGTRFAFVKATEGGDLLDAEFATHLNGALRAGVPVGAYHFYYFCTPPRVQARWFIRHVPKRRGMLPPVLDMEWNHHSPTCQHRPNGAQVRKSAKIFLRILENHYGQRPIVYTTPGFDRDTGLTRLRGYDFWLRSTAETPAQTFPGQGWRFWQYTGTGLVPGITGHVDINVFNGSRADWRRWLSQNLN; from the coding sequence ATGCGCGCGGTTCTTGCCCTTGCTTTCATCGCGATCACCACCTTCGGCCTGCCTGCCCCGGCGCAAAACGCCTTTGGTGACAGTGACCCGGTCGATTTTCCCCGCCCCGCACCACAAGACTTCCCCATCCACGGAATCGACGCCGCCCGCTTTCAGGACCACATCGACTGGCGGCGGGCCAAGCGCGCGGGCACCCGCTTTGCTTTCGTCAAGGCCACCGAGGGCGGTGACCTTCTGGATGCGGAATTCGCCACGCATCTCAATGGCGCACTACGGGCGGGTGTGCCGGTCGGGGCTTATCACTTCTACTATTTCTGCACGCCGCCACGGGTGCAGGCCCGCTGGTTCATCCGCCACGTGCCGAAACGGCGCGGCATGTTGCCCCCGGTGCTGGACATGGAATGGAACCACCACTCCCCCACCTGCCAACACCGCCCAAATGGCGCGCAGGTGCGCAAATCTGCCAAGATTTTCCTTCGAATTCTCGAAAACCACTACGGCCAACGCCCGATCGTCTATACCACCCCGGGCTTTGACCGCGATACCGGCCTCACCCGGCTCAGGGGCTATGATTTCTGGCTGCGCTCCACCGCCGAAACCCCGGCACAGACCTTTCCGGGGCAAGGCTGGCGTTTCTGGCAATATACCGGCACCGGCCTTGTCCCCGGTATCACCGGCCACGTCGATATCAACGTCTTCAACGGCAGCCGCGCCGACTGGCGCCGCTGGTTGTCTCAAAACTTAAACTGA